Proteins encoded together in one Benincasa hispida cultivar B227 chromosome 1, ASM972705v1, whole genome shotgun sequence window:
- the LOC120071854 gene encoding thermospermine synthase ACAULIS5-like, with protein MADVSSANLVNNGNELIEKGHSLNGYRKSCWYEEEIEENLRWSFALNSILHTGASQYQDIALLDTKPFGKALVIDGKLQSAETDEFIYHECLVHPALLHHPNPKTIFIMGGGEGSTARELLRHKTVEKVVMCDIDEEVVDFCKSYLIVNKEAFCDPRLELIINDARAELENRTELYDVIVGDLADPIEGGPCYKLYTKSFYEYTVKPRLKQDGIFITQAGPAGIFSHTEVFSCIYNTLKQVFKYVVPYSAHIPSFADTWGWVMASDTPFVLNADDLDQRIKQRITGENKYFDGKTFSSASILSKAVRKSLDNETHVYTEGTARFIYGYGAAACKLNQV; from the exons ATGGCTGATGTTTCCTCTGCTAATTTGGTTAACAATGGTAATGAACTTATTGAGAAGGGCCATTCCTTAAATGGCTATCGAAAGAGCTGTTGGTATGAGgaagaaattgaagagaatttaagATGGTCCTTTGCTCTCAATAG CATACTTCATACTGGAGCTTCTCAGTATCAAGACATCGCGTTACTCGACACGAAGCCGTTCGGGAAAGCGCTGGTCATCGATGGAAAGCTTCAAAGTGCAGAAACTGATGAATTCATATACCATGAATGCCTTGTTCACCCTGCACTTCTCCATCATCCCAA TCCAAAGACCATCTTTATCATGGGAGGAGGTGAAGGCTCCACAGCAAGAGAGCTACTTAGACACAAGACTGTGGAGAAAGTTGTAATGTGCGACATCGATGAG GAAGTTGTCGATTTCTGCAAGTCATACTTGATAGTAAACAAAGAAGCTTTCTGTGATCCAAGGCTTGAACTTATCATTAACGATGCCAG AGCTGAGCTTGAGAACCGAACTGAGCTATACGACGTGATTGTGGGTGATCTTGCAGACCcaattgagggtggtccttgtTATAAACTCTATACTAAATCTTTCTATGAGTATACTGTGAAGCCTAGATTGAAACAAGATGGTATATTTATCACTCAG GCTGGTCCAGCTGGAATTTTCAGCCATACTGAAGTGTTTTCTTGCATCTACAATACTCTAAAGCAAGTTTTTAAAT ATGTGGTGCCTTATTCTGCCCATATTCCTTCCTTTGCTGATACTTGGGGTTGGGTTATG GCCTCAGACACCCCTTTTGTTTTGAATGCTGATGATTTGGACCAGAGAATCAAACAAAGAATCACAGGGGAAAACAAGTACTTCGATGGAAAAACATTCTCATCTGCCTCTATATTAAGCAAAGCAGTTCGGAAGTC ACTCGACAACGAGACGCACGTGTACACGGAAGGAACAGCGAGGTTCATATATGGATATGGAGCTGCAGCCTGCAAGCTCAACCAAGTTTGA